A region from the Lolium perenne isolate Kyuss_39 chromosome 4, Kyuss_2.0, whole genome shotgun sequence genome encodes:
- the LOC127346685 gene encoding protein neprosin-like, which yields MAAKIMIRVGIAIMVLLATGEEACAVVRKTIKSDDGDMIDCVAVSLEIQQPGRSMKDMVADSDIAVATEERPQSWRKDGGGCPSGTIPIRRSPAANAMNTTEAFSIAGNGVPPPHDLSSGKVEKAVAYGTNGPYHGLRAEVPIWNVDVHPNEFSMSYVMVGYTLDTSYVPGAGADAPTSLPNQIMAGLMTWPSVYGDSVPRLFVYYTNDSGVHYNCFNTECGGFQLTSTKYALGSRWVRHPQFGGKQYGVYIGIHRDDTKLIWWVSVQDVDIGYFRDTVFDTRFPEASSLYAASIKEYLGVSAEGQLFLDDVGRSIATVPSCYGARPIGFGKYRSGYYTVYGGAGGIYCDH from the exons ATGGCAGCGAAAATCATGATCAGAGTAGGTATTGCTATCATGGTACTGCTGGCAACCGGAGAAGAAGCCTGCGCAGTTGTTCGAAAAACGATAAAG AGTGACGACGGCGACATGATTGATTGTGTGGCCGTCTCCCTTGAAATCCAGCAG CCGGGAAGAAGCATGAAAGATATGGTCGCGGACTCCGACATCGCCGTTGCCACGGAGGAAAGGCCTCAATCCTGGCGCAAAGATGGCGGCGGCTGCCCATCCGGAACCATTCCGATCCGGAGGTCGCCGGCTGCCAACGCAATGAATACTACGGAGGCCTTCTCCATCGCTGGCAATGGCGTCCCACCGCCTCATGATTTGTCTTCTGGCAAGGTGGAGAAGGCTGTTGCTTACGGCACGAACGGGCCGTACCACGGGCTTCGAGCGGAGGTGCCTATCTGGAACGTCGACGTGCATCCCAACGAGTTCTCCATGAGCTATGTCATGGTTGGCTACACATTGGATACCTCCTACGTGCCCGGGGCTGGGGCCGATGCGCCTACCTCTCTCCCCAATCAGATTATGGCTGGACTAATG ACCTGGCCATCAGTCTACGGGGACTCGGTACCAAGGTTGTTCGTGTACTACACC AATGACAGCGGAGTGCACTACAACTGCTTCAATACAGAGTGTGGAGGCTTCCAACTTACAAGCACCAAATATGCGCTCGGTTCAAGGTGGGTACGTCATCCACAGTTTGGAGGAAAGCAGTATGGTGTATATATAGGCATACACAGA GACGATACCAAGTTGATCTGGTGGGTGTCGGTCCAGGACGTGGACATCGGCTACTTCCGGGACACTGTGTTCGACACCAGGTTCCCCGAGGCCTC CTCGCTCTACGCAGCCTCCATCAAGGAGTACCTCGGTGTTAGCGCCGAAGGGCAGCTGTTCCTGGACGACGTAGGCAGGAGCATCGCCACGGTGCCGAGCTGCTACGGCGCCAGGCCTATAGGGTTCGGCAAGTACAGATCCGGGTACTACACAGTCTACGGAGGTGCTGGGGGGATTTACTGTGACCACTGA